The following are encoded in a window of Rubellicoccus peritrichatus genomic DNA:
- a CDS encoding stage II sporulation protein M yields the protein MILDIDKFVRERSDAWEQYEKLLTRMENAPNKRLSIEEAQSFYRLHQQAASDLAKLESYASDPATIKRLEGLVARGYGEMHDNEGRPAVRMFRLWFMQTFPLVIRRHISSLYFVMAVFFAGSLFGGLAVMLDPDSKDVIMPFSHLLGDPSERVADEEASLGKDLEGGKTYFSAYLMTNNIKVSIFAMALGMTFGVGTIVILFYNGVIIGAVVMDYLLAGEWIFLLGWLLPHGSVEIPSILLAGQAGLVLGKALLFKDGRKPMRSRLKDVRSDLITLIAGVAILLVWAGLVEAFLSQYHEPIIPYSVKIVFGLAQLTALIAFIVFGGRKVSST from the coding sequence ATGATACTTGATATAGACAAATTTGTGCGAGAGCGATCTGATGCCTGGGAGCAATATGAGAAGTTGCTGACCCGCATGGAGAATGCGCCGAATAAACGCCTGTCGATCGAAGAAGCACAATCGTTTTACCGTTTGCATCAACAAGCAGCATCTGATCTGGCTAAATTAGAGTCTTATGCATCGGATCCTGCCACTATCAAGAGACTCGAGGGACTTGTTGCACGTGGTTATGGTGAGATGCATGATAATGAAGGTCGCCCGGCCGTTCGTATGTTCAGATTGTGGTTCATGCAAACATTTCCGTTAGTAATAAGACGTCATATATCATCCCTTTATTTTGTGATGGCGGTTTTTTTTGCAGGTTCTCTTTTTGGTGGTTTGGCTGTTATGCTGGATCCGGACTCGAAGGACGTTATCATGCCATTCTCGCATTTACTGGGTGACCCCAGCGAGCGAGTGGCAGACGAGGAAGCAAGTCTGGGTAAGGATCTTGAAGGCGGGAAGACTTACTTCTCAGCTTATTTGATGACAAATAATATCAAAGTATCGATCTTTGCAATGGCATTGGGCATGACTTTTGGAGTCGGTACGATTGTCATACTGTTTTATAATGGAGTCATCATTGGCGCTGTTGTAATGGATTATCTTTTGGCCGGTGAGTGGATATTTTTGCTTGGCTGGCTGTTGCCACATGGTTCTGTAGAAATCCCTTCGATATTGCTGGCCGGGCAGGCTGGGCTCGTCCTTGGCAAGGCACTGCTTTTCAAGGATGGTCGCAAGCCTATGAGGTCTCGATTAAAGGATGTCCGGAGCGACTTGATTACTTTGATTGCAGGCGTTGCCATCCTTTTGGTATGGGCTGGGCTTGTTGAAGCCTTCTTATCTCAGTACCATGAACCGATTATTCCTTATAGTGTGAAAATCGTTTTTGGACTCGCTCAATTAACAGCCCTCATTGCCTTTATCGTTTTTGGAGGACGCAAAGTATCCAGTACATGA
- a CDS encoding DUF4350 domain-containing protein, with amino-acid sequence MSSKRSAPFVLLLIILIMMGAFYAVIHLRLERGDVYPPGSSFRADPLGGKALFESLESVPGIKVSRNFERFSDVQFGDNTVFILEAASPYDLEDLESDAAYPLRDSIAHGARLVVALKHQKQHRDSWDEELEIDDDLDEGDVESEVDETEEIHSDMESETLPGLYFSSNLSMDTVGPGAAELNPAFVAEEVSPLPLSLPWQETKYWSELSEYWDSVYTLDGQVVVAQRLFGRGSIVIMTDSYLLSNEGLLKNREPDFLTWLIGDKSVVVFDETHFGVTEPQGITLLIRSYKLGALALGLAFFTGLFVWKHLSTLVPPKEDFEEKESVVRVGRTGQDAQVDFIRRRLGADTLLDECVDLWARTCGRNDAATIKRVANARKIAKREGLKPVHKRDLVLGYQEITKILNTNRKSKS; translated from the coding sequence ATGAGCTCAAAACGATCAGCGCCATTTGTTCTTTTGCTGATTATTTTGATTATGATGGGGGCTTTTTACGCTGTCATTCACCTAAGATTGGAACGAGGGGATGTATATCCACCAGGCTCATCGTTTCGTGCAGATCCATTAGGAGGCAAAGCGCTTTTCGAGAGTTTGGAGTCTGTTCCGGGAATCAAGGTTAGTCGAAATTTTGAGCGTTTTTCAGATGTTCAATTTGGCGACAATACTGTTTTTATCCTCGAAGCAGCTAGTCCCTATGACCTTGAAGATTTGGAATCAGATGCCGCTTATCCGCTTCGTGATAGTATTGCTCATGGTGCAAGACTGGTTGTTGCATTGAAGCATCAAAAGCAGCATCGAGATTCCTGGGACGAAGAACTCGAGATCGATGACGATCTTGATGAAGGTGACGTCGAGAGTGAAGTAGATGAAACTGAAGAGATACACTCCGACATGGAATCGGAAACACTTCCCGGTTTGTATTTTTCTTCAAATCTTTCCATGGATACCGTCGGCCCAGGAGCAGCTGAACTTAATCCAGCTTTCGTTGCCGAAGAGGTGTCCCCTCTTCCTTTATCTTTACCATGGCAGGAGACGAAATACTGGTCGGAGCTTTCAGAATATTGGGACAGTGTCTATACACTGGATGGTCAGGTTGTCGTTGCTCAGCGTCTTTTTGGGCGTGGGTCGATTGTTATCATGACAGATTCCTACTTACTTTCAAATGAAGGCTTATTAAAAAACCGTGAACCAGATTTCCTTACTTGGTTGATTGGCGATAAATCCGTTGTCGTATTTGATGAAACACATTTCGGTGTAACGGAACCTCAGGGAATCACTCTGTTGATTCGGAGCTATAAACTAGGTGCTCTGGCATTAGGCCTGGCTTTCTTTACTGGGTTGTTCGTATGGAAGCATCTTTCCACTTTGGTTCCGCCTAAGGAAGACTTTGAAGAAAAAGAGTCGGTCGTACGAGTTGGCCGGACTGGGCAGGATGCTCAGGTAGACTTTATTCGTCGGCGTCTTGGTGCTGATACTTTGCTGGATGAGTGTGTCGATTTGTGGGCACGTACTTGCGGACGAAATGATGCGGCAACGATCAAGCGTGTTGCCAATGCACGGAAGATTGCCAAACGAGAAGGACTCAAGCCGGTACACAAGCGTGATCTTGTTCTAGGCTACCAGGAGATTACGAAGATTTTAAATACCAACCGAAAGAGCAAATCGTGA
- a CDS encoding MoxR family ATPase: MNVDLDKFKSTIAKAREQIGRVIIGQEQVIDLALITVLTGNHALIEGVPGVAKTLLVKTLARVLAVDSGRIQFTPDLMPADITGTNIFNMKTQEFFLAKGPVFTTFLLADEINRAPAKTQAALLQAMQERIVTIDRDRHELDPGFTVFATQNPIEHEGTYPLPEAQKDRFMLNIAMGYPEEADETTLALRMLSGQTPESTLASDIVEAVLEPGELLEVRQALAKVLVREELVAYIVGIVRGSRSHESVLVGAGPRATQSLLLAARARAALDGRDYTTPDDVKAMSIPVLEHRLILRPEYEIEGLTIQEVITQLLQSIPVPR, translated from the coding sequence GTGAATGTAGATCTTGATAAATTCAAATCAACCATTGCAAAAGCAAGGGAGCAGATTGGACGAGTAATAATAGGACAAGAACAGGTTATTGATTTGGCACTTATCACAGTGCTGACTGGAAATCATGCCCTAATCGAAGGGGTTCCTGGCGTGGCCAAAACATTGCTCGTGAAAACCCTTGCACGAGTGCTTGCAGTGGATTCAGGCCGCATTCAGTTCACGCCGGATCTTATGCCTGCAGACATTACAGGGACGAATATTTTCAATATGAAGACCCAGGAATTCTTCCTCGCCAAAGGCCCTGTGTTTACAACATTCCTACTTGCCGATGAGATCAATCGCGCGCCGGCTAAAACTCAGGCTGCCTTGCTCCAGGCTATGCAAGAGCGTATCGTGACGATTGACCGGGATCGACATGAACTCGACCCGGGTTTCACCGTTTTCGCCACACAAAACCCGATCGAGCATGAAGGCACCTATCCTTTGCCAGAGGCGCAGAAGGATCGCTTTATGTTGAATATCGCAATGGGCTATCCTGAAGAAGCTGATGAAACAACGCTTGCGTTGCGTATGTTGTCGGGACAAACACCAGAGTCGACATTGGCTTCGGACATTGTGGAAGCGGTTCTTGAACCCGGTGAATTGCTGGAAGTTCGGCAAGCGCTTGCCAAGGTTCTCGTACGTGAGGAATTGGTGGCTTACATCGTTGGTATCGTTCGTGGTTCACGATCTCATGAAAGTGTATTGGTTGGTGCCGGTCCGCGTGCCACGCAGTCTTTACTTTTGGCAGCACGGGCTCGTGCTGCGTTGGATGGTCGTGACTACACGACTCCCGATGACGTCAAAGCGATGTCCATACCGGTTTTGGAACATCGCTTAATTCTACGCCCGGAATATGAAATTGAAGGGCTGACTATCCAGGAGGTTATTACACAACTTTTGCAATCCATTCCAGTTCCTCGTTGA
- a CDS encoding DUF58 domain-containing protein yields MHFAPTGRSLIYAAVLLPSTLVAPLAPGLMWFALLLYSIWFLTAFFDWWQSRSCYDGVQIEITPVCRLSKDNPGSLEIFLKKSNGNSDSLVLMLGIPFHDTIESDMDTLEVQLKGIAPFWTVKWPVVSRQRGVFKIRKVYAATHSRWGFWELRKSFDVVGEIRVYPNLRRERQQLANLFLNRGLAGAHAQRVVGQGREYEQLRQYLPGDSLVDIHWKAAAKRGELVTKTFQVERTQEIYLVIDHSRMSARRLPGQNAETKFPESTLERFVTAASVLGLVASRQGDLFGMVSFHRKVTGFVRANSGRQHNQTLQDALFGLAPERVQPDFDELFSFIRMRLRRRALIIILTDLSDPVTAEAFAERVRMVSGQHLVIASMLKDDGVCPLFAEDNPVEKSADISQRIADHLKWHEFRELSKGLRREGVQLGLLNHERLSVEVVNQYLAVKARQAL; encoded by the coding sequence ATGCATTTTGCTCCCACAGGCAGGTCTCTGATCTATGCGGCGGTATTATTACCGTCAACCCTGGTTGCGCCCTTAGCTCCTGGTTTAATGTGGTTTGCTCTTCTGCTCTATTCAATTTGGTTTCTTACTGCATTTTTCGATTGGTGGCAGTCGCGTAGTTGCTATGATGGCGTACAGATTGAAATAACGCCTGTTTGCCGGCTTTCCAAAGACAACCCTGGTTCGCTGGAAATTTTTCTGAAAAAGAGCAACGGGAATAGCGATTCATTGGTACTGATGCTTGGTATTCCTTTTCATGATACAATTGAATCGGACATGGATACACTGGAAGTTCAACTAAAAGGGATTGCTCCTTTTTGGACGGTCAAGTGGCCAGTTGTATCACGCCAGCGTGGTGTTTTCAAAATACGTAAAGTTTATGCTGCAACCCATTCACGTTGGGGTTTCTGGGAACTGCGCAAAAGCTTCGATGTGGTGGGCGAGATCAGGGTTTATCCCAATCTGAGACGTGAGCGCCAACAGCTTGCAAATTTGTTTCTCAATCGTGGACTTGCAGGAGCTCATGCCCAAAGAGTTGTCGGACAAGGGCGTGAATATGAGCAACTTCGCCAGTATTTGCCAGGTGATAGCTTGGTTGATATTCATTGGAAGGCGGCCGCAAAACGAGGGGAGTTGGTGACCAAAACCTTTCAGGTGGAGCGGACGCAGGAGATTTATCTGGTTATTGATCATTCACGGATGAGTGCACGACGCCTGCCAGGTCAGAATGCAGAGACGAAATTTCCTGAATCAACGCTTGAGCGTTTTGTTACAGCTGCGAGCGTTCTTGGATTGGTGGCATCAAGGCAAGGTGATCTTTTTGGGATGGTGTCTTTTCATCGTAAGGTTACGGGATTTGTCAGAGCAAATTCAGGTCGTCAGCATAACCAGACGCTTCAGGATGCACTCTTTGGTCTGGCTCCCGAACGTGTTCAACCTGACTTTGACGAGTTGTTTTCTTTTATTCGGATGCGGTTGAGGCGCCGTGCCTTGATCATCATATTGACCGACTTGAGTGACCCGGTCACAGCTGAAGCTTTTGCCGAAAGAGTACGTATGGTTTCCGGTCAGCATTTGGTCATTGCAAGTATGTTGAAGGATGATGGTGTTTGCCCACTTTTTGCTGAAGACAATCCTGTGGAGAAATCGGCCGATATCTCACAGCGCATTGCTGATCATTTGAAATGGCATGAGTTTCGTGAATTGAGTAAGGGTTTGCGTCGCGAAGGGGTCCAGTTGGGACTGTTGAATCACGAACGCCTCTCCGTCGAAGTGGTTAATCAATACCTTGCCGTTAAGGCACGCCAAGCTCTGTAG
- a CDS encoding DUF4129 domain-containing protein, whose product MARQFRSKRRNGLSRARNRNHTTVEPAAFDLMEEGVHLLRRTTASAWICYLVGSGPFVVAFILFWNDMSHSGLAEQSLSYYAFGMALLYLWMKCWQCMFARSLRATLYLKEGDPMTFQTVLAMMRRQATWQGLGFICIPFAFVATIPFPRVYAFLHNMTVMDAVDKQEDSSKVVERSWKLAALWPGQSWFVVGIILLVGIVTFVNWFSVIAMLPYLLKMLFGVETSFVKSGFAFFNSTTFSTSFALTYLTLDPLVKAVYLLRCHYGESVQSGADLRLALVGFTRRMAKVGISALLLFLVGMSFNGVLKAEDVVNNETITEASIQSNSLDSAIDDTLRQREYIWRFPKEEVDESIEPPGWIQAILDTMDEWQERITEWIRSWFRDELQEDQPRELVDAPSLGWPILITIIVVAVVAIAYLGFRLFGQRKPGVAEAEAASLVEAVPNLADEDVRADSLPSNQWLDMARDLLAKGDYRLALRAFFLAQLAHFAQQRWIVIQRFKSNRDYVYELSKRAAGTEELLNTFRSEIRLFEDIWYGGYQASQDEVKEMQRLLIQSGALQAGGDSA is encoded by the coding sequence ATGGCGAGGCAATTCAGAAGCAAAAGACGAAATGGGCTAAGTCGAGCAAGGAATCGGAATCATACTACGGTTGAGCCTGCTGCTTTTGATTTGATGGAGGAGGGGGTTCATTTACTTCGTCGCACAACAGCCTCAGCATGGATTTGTTATTTAGTGGGATCAGGTCCCTTTGTTGTCGCATTTATCCTTTTCTGGAATGATATGTCGCACAGCGGCCTGGCTGAACAATCTCTCAGCTACTATGCCTTCGGTATGGCGTTGCTTTATCTTTGGATGAAATGCTGGCAGTGCATGTTTGCGCGTTCTTTGCGGGCAACGCTTTATCTGAAAGAGGGTGACCCCATGACCTTTCAAACTGTATTGGCGATGATGCGCAGACAAGCAACCTGGCAGGGGCTTGGTTTTATTTGCATTCCATTTGCTTTCGTTGCTACAATTCCTTTTCCACGTGTTTATGCCTTCCTGCATAATATGACCGTCATGGATGCGGTTGATAAACAGGAGGATTCCTCTAAGGTGGTCGAACGCAGTTGGAAACTCGCAGCTCTTTGGCCAGGCCAATCCTGGTTTGTTGTTGGAATTATTCTTCTGGTCGGGATCGTAACGTTCGTCAATTGGTTCAGTGTTATTGCGATGCTACCTTACTTGTTGAAGATGCTCTTCGGTGTGGAGACGAGTTTTGTTAAAAGTGGTTTTGCCTTCTTTAATTCCACTACATTTTCAACTTCATTTGCACTGACTTACCTTACACTGGACCCTCTGGTGAAAGCGGTTTATTTACTTCGGTGCCATTATGGTGAATCGGTTCAAAGTGGAGCTGACCTTCGATTGGCTTTGGTTGGGTTCACGCGTCGTATGGCTAAAGTTGGCATATCGGCGCTCCTGCTGTTTCTTGTTGGCATGAGCTTCAATGGTGTCCTCAAGGCTGAGGATGTGGTTAATAATGAGACAATTACTGAGGCCTCCATCCAATCAAATTCTCTGGATAGTGCGATTGATGATACGCTTCGGCAGAGGGAATACATATGGCGCTTTCCCAAAGAGGAAGTTGATGAATCGATAGAACCGCCTGGATGGATTCAAGCCATTCTAGATACTATGGATGAATGGCAGGAGCGCATTACCGAATGGATTCGCTCATGGTTTCGCGACGAGTTGCAGGAAGACCAGCCTCGCGAGCTTGTTGATGCCCCATCACTTGGCTGGCCTATTCTTATCACTATAATCGTGGTTGCCGTTGTTGCAATTGCTTATCTCGGATTTCGGTTGTTTGGTCAACGTAAGCCAGGTGTCGCAGAAGCCGAAGCGGCATCATTGGTTGAAGCAGTTCCGAATCTGGCGGACGAAGATGTGCGTGCGGACTCGCTGCCCAGCAACCAATGGCTTGATATGGCCAGGGATCTACTTGCAAAAGGAGATTATCGTCTGGCGCTTCGGGCTTTCTTTCTCGCTCAATTGGCGCATTTTGCGCAACAGCGATGGATTGTTATCCAACGCTTTAAATCCAATCGAGATTACGTTTATGAGCTGAGTAAGCGGGCTGCCGGGACGGAGGAACTGCTGAATACTTTTCGTTCAGAGATTCGATTGTTTGAGGATATTTGGTATGGCGGTTATCAGGCTAGCCAGGATGAAGTTAAAGAGATGCAACGGCTGCTGATACAAAGTGGGGCACTTCAGGCGGGAGGAGACTCAGCATGA
- a CDS encoding RDD family protein, with protein MIGQRQNQLIIQTQEGVRFSLPLASPVTRLVALVLDLATITAIMSVLGIAFTLMSLVSADVAAAFYALTYFVMSIGYFIFMEWKWRGQTLGKRVMKLRVMDEQGLRLRGNQLIIRNLLRFVDSLPVFYFVGGVVCLLTRRSQRLGDLAGGTVVIRHVDVRAPALQQILGDKYNSFRDHPNAEATLRQSIDPGEAEIALQALRRRNEFDPLERTRLFREIADYLKTRVKMPPSAVFGLTDEQFVRNCVDTLYRAAK; from the coding sequence ATGATCGGGCAAAGGCAGAATCAATTGATTATTCAAACCCAGGAGGGAGTGCGCTTTTCCTTACCTCTGGCGAGTCCCGTTACCCGGCTTGTCGCATTGGTTTTAGATCTAGCCACTATTACAGCAATTATGTCTGTCCTTGGAATTGCTTTTACTTTGATGAGTCTGGTCAGTGCTGATGTTGCGGCTGCATTTTATGCACTTACATATTTTGTGATGTCTATTGGATATTTCATCTTTATGGAGTGGAAGTGGCGTGGTCAGACTCTGGGGAAGCGTGTAATGAAATTGCGTGTTATGGATGAGCAGGGTTTGCGCTTGCGTGGAAACCAATTGATTATTCGTAACCTGCTTCGCTTTGTAGACAGTTTGCCGGTTTTTTACTTTGTTGGGGGTGTCGTTTGTTTACTTACGCGGCGTTCGCAGCGACTTGGCGATCTTGCTGGTGGCACTGTGGTGATTCGACACGTGGATGTGCGGGCTCCGGCATTGCAACAGATTCTTGGTGATAAGTATAACTCCTTTCGAGATCATCCGAATGCGGAGGCGACACTGCGACAATCGATCGATCCGGGTGAGGCCGAGATTGCGCTTCAAGCCTTGAGAAGGCGCAATGAATTTGACCCACTGGAAAGAACTCGGCTGTTTCGAGAGATAGCAGATTACCTAAAAACGCGAGTTAAGATGCCACCATCTGCTGTGTTTGGCCTGACTGACGAACAGTTTGTTCGAAATTGTGTGGACACGCTTTATCGAGCCGCGAAGTAG